GACCAACAAAAGTATCATCTAAGCCTTCGATACCGGCCTTAGCAGCAGCACGTCTCAAGAAAGTGTTCTTGATAACCTTCATCTTAACGTCGTTTTCACGAAGTTCCTTACGCATAGCAGTAACTTCTTCAACAGTTAAACCAAGGTAATCAATTACCAAGATGGCCTTTGCAGCTTTAAGTTCTTCAGCAAAAGCATCAACAAGCTTTTCCTTTGCAGCAATAGCAGCTTTACTCAATCGAATTCACCTCCATAAAATTCATTAATAAATCCTAAAAGGCCTAAAAAACTCCATGCCACAAAGACATGGAGTTTCGAAAAAATCTTCATTATCTTCTGGCCTCGGCGGGAAATTAAGGCATGATGCCACCCGAGTCTTAGGTAGAATTTACTTTATTAAGTATAGCAGGCCCAATTAAGTTAAGCAAGTATTTATTCTGCTTTTGGGTCAGCCAGTTCAAATAATTCCCCAGAAACCTTGTAAATAACCCAACTAGCCAAGTTGATAATGTGGTCGCCAATTCGCTTAAGCAATCTAATAATGACAAAATAACTGGCAGAAGCAACTGCCGCATTAGAATCCTTTTCAACGCCGTCAATGATAACTTTTCGAGCCTTTTGATAATTGGCTGTTACCACTTCCTGGCGATCAACCATCGCCCGTGCCGTCTTTTCGTCTTCTTGAACGTAAGCTGTCAAGACTTCGATTAACATTTTGCGAACTTCATGAGTCATCTGCGAAATGATTTTTTCAACCTCAGGAATTCGCGGATTGCCCTTCACTCTAACCGTTTCAACGGCCAAACTAATTGCGTTTTCGCCAATTCGTTCTAGGTCTGTGGCTGCCTTTAAAATACTGATGACAACCCGAAAGTCTGTGGCCACTGGCTGCTGGAGGGCCATTAGATCCAGCGCCTTTTTTTCAATTCTAATGGCCTCTTTTGGTACCACGTAGGCCTCTTTAATCATTTCTTGAGCTGTTTTTTTGTCGTGAGCGACAAACGAACGTGTCCCCTGATCAATCTGATCATTAACTAAGACGCCCATTTCCATAAATTGCGTATTCAGCTTTTTTAATTCATCTAAAAATATTTCGTGCATGGTTTTCCCTCGCTTTAGCCAAACCGGCCGTTTAGGTAATTACTTGTGATTTCTTTTTTAGGCGCTAAAAACATTTCTTCAGTTGTTCCTGACTCAATTAAATTACCATTCATCAAAAACGCAACTTGATCTGAAACCCGACTCGCCTGCTGCAAGTTATGCGTTACCATGATGAAAGTATACTTCGTTTTGAGAGTCATCAAGGTTTCTTCAATTTCAGAACTAGAAATCGGATCTAGAGCAGATGTTGGCTCATCAAGCAGCACTACTGCGGGTCTAACTGCAAGTGCTCGCGCAATACAGATGCGCTGCTGCTGACCGCCGGAAAAGGCCAACGCATTTCGATTCAGGCTATCCTTAGTTTCTTGCCAAATTGCCGCTTGTTTCAAACTTTCTTCGACGCGCTGCTGGATTAATTCTTTATTCTTAATGCCAGCAACTTTCAAGCCATAAGCTACATTATCAAAAACAGAAAACGGAAACGGTGTTGGCTGTTGAAATACCATACCCACATTTTTTCGCAGTTCAACTAAATCAAGGTGTGGCCGATAAATATCTTGCCCAGCCAGTAAAATATCTCCCGTAATCTTAATGTTCGCAATATTATCATTCATCCGGTTAAGACACCGCAGTAATGTTGACTTACCACAGCCTGAAGGTCCAATTAAAGCCGTCAGTTTTTGCTCCGGAAACGCTAGATTAATACCATGCAGCGCCTCAAAATCGCCATAATTTAATTTGACATTTTTGACTTCCATAATGTTCTTCATCGTTACACTCCTTTAGCCAAAACTGCCCTGGATGTAGTTCTCGGTAATTTCGCCCTGTGGATTAGTGAAAATATTGGTCGTTGTATCATATTCAAGAGCACGTCCTAAATGAAAGAATGCGGTATAGTCGCTAATTCGCGAAGCCTGCTGCATGTTGTGCGTCACCATAATCATGGTGTATTTACTGCGCAGCTGCTTGAGCGTATCTTCCAATTTCGCCGTAGATACCGGGTCAAGTGCACTAGCCGGCTCATCTAAGAGCAAAATTTCTGGCTTTAGCGCAATTGCCCGCGCAATACACAAGCGTTGCTGCTGACCGCCAGATAATGCTAAGGCACTGTTATCCAGCTTATCCTTGACTTCATCCCACAAGGCAGCAGCTTTTAGGCTTTCCTCAACAAGTTGATTAAGCTTGGCTTTATCCTGCTCACCATTGGCCCTTAGCGCGTAAGTGATATTTTCCTTAATCGACTTTGGAAAAGGATTAGGCTTCTGGAACACCATGCCGATTGCCTTTCGCAATTCATAAACGTTAATTTTTTTCTGGTTAATGTCAAGTTCATGAAACATGATATTGCCATCAACTTTGGCAACACGATCATTCAGCCTGTCTAAAGAACGTAAAAATGTGGATTTCCCGGAACCCGAGGCACCAATCAAGGCCGTGATGGTGTTCTTTTTAAAGCCCAAACTGACATCAAATAGTTTCTGCACCGTGCCACCATAAAAAACACTTAAATTGTGAGTATAAAGCGCACAATCATCATTATTGAAAGTTTTAATATATTTCGTTTGGTTTTGCCAATTTTCCATATAAATTCCTTATTTTACTTTAGCAGCAGTTAAATTCTTATAGAGCCAGTTGCCCAACAAGCGCGCACCAAAATTAAAGATAATCACAACAATTACCAATAATGCCGATGTCGCTGCTGAAACAAGATTCACATCAGGAATAATCCCCTCGGTGTTCACCTTCCAAATATGAACTGCCAAGGTTTCTGCTGGGCGCATCACATTCAAAAAGCTAGTTGAGCTGAACATGTTCCAGTTAGAATAATCAACGGTTGAACCGCTTTGTCCAGCAGTATAAATTAGCGCGGCTGCTTCACCAAAAACACGCCCAGCACTTAAAATAATTCCCGTAATAATCCCAGGTAATGCCGACGGCAAGACAACGCCGCGAATTGTTTTCCAATTTGATAGTCCCAGCGCCCAGCCTGCTTCGCGCTGTGCTTGCGGCACCCCATTAATTGCCTGCTCAATATTGCTAGTTAAGATTGGTAAATTGAAAAAGGTTAGTGCTAACGCACCGGCAATAATTGAAAAGCCTAGCCCAAACTGAACTACAAACAAAAGATAGCCGAACAAGCCAACAACAATTGATGGCAGCGAGCTTAAAATTTCAATCGTCGTTCTAATTAGTCGCGTTACCCATGTGTCCTGGGCATATTCAGCTAAATAAATGGCCGCTCCTAATGCAATTGGAAGTGAAATCAGCAGCGTTAAAACGAGTAAGTAAAGTGAATTGAATAGTTGGTCACGAATCCCGCCGCCAGCTTCAAATGATGATGAGGCAGATGTTAAAAAATGCCATGATAAATGTGGCACACCAGCAATTAAAATATTGCCTAAAATACCAATTAATACCAGAATAATAATCGCAACTAGCAGGTAAATTACCCCCGTAGCCAGTCGGTCGGTTCTTTTTGAATTCATCAGCTACCTCTTTTTCCAATAAGGCGAACTAGGAAGTTAAACGCCAATGACATGATTAACAATAGTAGTGCCAATGACCACAGAGCATTGTTAGGCAACGTGCCCATAACCGTGTTGCCCATTTGACTAGTCAATTGACTGGTCAATGTTGCTGATGGGCTAACTAGGTTATATGGCATTAAGACGGCATTACCGATAACCATTTGTACGGCTAAGGCTTCACCGAAGGCTCGCGCCATACCAAAAATTATTGCGGTTAAAATGCGTGGCCGCGCAGCTCGCAATACAACATGAAAAATTGTCTGCCAGCGCGTTGCTCCTAAAGCTGCAGACGATTTTCGCAAGTCTTGCGGAACAGCCTTAAAGGCATCAACCGTTAGTGAAGTAATTGTTGGTAAAACCATGACAAATAAAATTAACGTTGCAGCTAAAATACCAAATCCCGTGCCACCAAAAATACTGCGAGTGACTGTAACAATCACTGTCAAGCCCAAAAAGCCATAAACAACTGATGGAATACCAACAAGCAGTTCCATAACTGATTGTAAAAACTGTGCTTGCCTACCGGATTTATATTCGGTCATGAACAAGGCGATAGCAATGGCAAATGGCGTTGCTACTAAGGCAGCTAATAACGTCACCGCAAAAGAAGTAACAATCATTGCTGCAGCACCAACATGATCTTT
The sequence above is a segment of the Lactobacillus sp. ESL0677 genome. Coding sequences within it:
- the phoU gene encoding phosphate signaling complex protein PhoU, whose product is MHEIFLDELKKLNTQFMEMGVLVNDQIDQGTRSFVAHDKKTAQEMIKEAYVVPKEAIRIEKKALDLMALQQPVATDFRVVISILKAATDLERIGENAISLAVETVRVKGNPRIPEVEKIISQMTHEVRKMLIEVLTAYVQEDEKTARAMVDRQEVVTANYQKARKVIIDGVEKDSNAAVASASYFVIIRLLKRIGDHIINLASWVIYKVSGELFELADPKAE
- the pstB gene encoding phosphate ABC transporter ATP-binding protein PstB, encoding MKNIMEVKNVKLNYGDFEALHGINLAFPEQKLTALIGPSGCGKSTLLRCLNRMNDNIANIKITGDILLAGQDIYRPHLDLVELRKNVGMVFQQPTPFPFSVFDNVAYGLKVAGIKNKELIQQRVEESLKQAAIWQETKDSLNRNALAFSGGQQQRICIARALAVRPAVVLLDEPTSALDPISSSEIEETLMTLKTKYTFIMVTHNLQQASRVSDQVAFLMNGNLIESGTTEEMFLAPKKEITSNYLNGRFG
- the pstB gene encoding phosphate ABC transporter ATP-binding protein PstB, whose protein sequence is MENWQNQTKYIKTFNNDDCALYTHNLSVFYGGTVQKLFDVSLGFKKNTITALIGASGSGKSTFLRSLDRLNDRVAKVDGNIMFHELDINQKKINVYELRKAIGMVFQKPNPFPKSIKENITYALRANGEQDKAKLNQLVEESLKAAALWDEVKDKLDNSALALSGGQQQRLCIARAIALKPEILLLDEPASALDPVSTAKLEDTLKQLRSKYTMIMVTHNMQQASRISDYTAFFHLGRALEYDTTTNIFTNPQGEITENYIQGSFG
- the pstA gene encoding phosphate ABC transporter permease PstA, which produces MNSKRTDRLATGVIYLLVAIIILVLIGILGNILIAGVPHLSWHFLTSASSSFEAGGGIRDQLFNSLYLLVLTLLISLPIALGAAIYLAEYAQDTWVTRLIRTTIEILSSLPSIVVGLFGYLLFVVQFGLGFSIIAGALALTFFNLPILTSNIEQAINGVPQAQREAGWALGLSNWKTIRGVVLPSALPGIITGIILSAGRVFGEAAALIYTAGQSGSTVDYSNWNMFSSTSFLNVMRPAETLAVHIWKVNTEGIIPDVNLVSAATSALLVIVVIIFNFGARLLGNWLYKNLTAAKVK
- the pstC gene encoding phosphate ABC transporter permease subunit PstC, with translation MNKHEQDLQEVVDQAIAEQKVPHVKFKKIVPESVDIARLTSPSKETRQEHWGKGLTSLAIAVIGILIVAIIGFVGVRGLATFVDDKVNIFNFLLTSNWNPSAGKDHVGAAAMIVTSFAVTLLAALVATPFAIAIALFMTEYKSGRQAQFLQSVMELLVGIPSVVYGFLGLTVIVTVTRSIFGGTGFGILAATLILFVMVLPTITSLTVDAFKAVPQDLRKSSAALGATRWQTIFHVVLRAARPRILTAIIFGMARAFGEALAVQMVIGNAVLMPYNLVSPSATLTSQLTSQMGNTVMGTLPNNALWSLALLLLIMSLAFNFLVRLIGKRGS